Proteins encoded within one genomic window of Gambusia affinis linkage group LG23, SWU_Gaff_1.0, whole genome shotgun sequence:
- the bik gene encoding bcl-2-interacting killer yields the protein MVEQTRHPNRAVTLQAGPGEVVDGGLRIRDRAARVVGRQLAEIGDLLDQEWARRDPNRPPTPLYLLGPARTLTRIIYRDLHNQLWGFQSLLAPVKAWIVSTTSGPGNIRAEAKATWVRSLKVVACPGWTSGALMTVALLVAASIFGGLWM from the exons ATGGTGGAACAAACCAGGCATCCGAACCGCGCTGTGACCCTCCAGGCTGGACCTGGAGAGGTGGTGGACGGGGGCCTCAG GATCCGTGACAGAGCAGCGAGGGTCGTTGGTCGACAGCTGGCTGAAATCGGAGACCTTCTGGACCAGGAGTGGGCCAGGAGAGATCCAAACCGGCCGCCAACTCCTCTCTACCTGCTGGGACCTGCCCGGACTCTGACACGGATCATCTACAG GGATCTCCACAACCAGCTGTGGGGTTTCCAGAGCCTGTTGGCTCCGGTGAAGGCCTGGATTGTCAGCACTACGTCCGGGCCGGGAAACATCAGAGCAGAGGCAAAGGCAACCTGG gtGAGGAGTTTAAAAGTGGTGGCTTGCCCTGGCTGGACCAGCGGAGCACTCATGACCGTAGCACTTTTGGTGGCAGCAAGCATTTTTGGTGGACTGTGGATGTAA
- the mcat gene encoding malonyl-CoA-acyl carrier protein transacylase, mitochondrial, whose amino-acid sequence MLAPKVVGMVPALRGKVRPVVYLNRRLSTQEQAGPPDSPPESQLPAVKVRRPRKDPRGHSVLLFPGQGSQFVGMGKGLTKYPNVTEMFSAAEKILGYDLLTLCLEGPEKDLLKTVHCQPAVFVTSLAAVEKLHYENPQAIETCVAAAGFSVGEFAALVFAGAMNFSEALYAVKVRAEAMQKASELVPSGMLSVVGRPQAHYKYACLQAREHCKSLGIEDPVCSVANYLFPDGRVIAGHKQALDFLQQNSRRLEFIRAKPLPVSGAFHTELMASATKPLREVLQQVEVRRPEIRVYSNVDGKRYMSESHIRKQLVKQLVSPVKWEQALHEIYERMQGESFPQTYEVGPGKQLGATLQKCNRKASQLYAHVDVTASEK is encoded by the exons ATGCTAGCACCGAAGGTTGTCGGAATGGTTCCAGCCTTAAGAGGGAAGGTCAGACCGGTGGTCTATCTGAACCGGAGACTGTCCACCCAGGAGCAGGCTGGACCTCCGGACTCTCCCCCGGAGAGTCAGTTACCTGCGGTCAAGGTGCGAAGACCGAGAAAGGACCCCAGGGGCCATTCCGTGCTTCTCTTCCCCGGGCAGGGTAGCCAGTTTGTGGGTATGGGTAAAGGACTGACGAAGTACCCCAATGTGACAGAGATGTTCTCCGCAGCGGAGAAGATTCTCGGCTACGACCTGCTGACACTGTGCCTGGAGGGGCCGGAGAAGGACCTGCTGAAGACGGTGCACTGTCAGCCGGCGGTGTTCGTCACCTCTCTGGCTGCGGTGGAGAAGCTGCACTATGAAAACCCACAG GCTATTGAGACGTGTGTCGCTGCTGCAGGTTTCAGTGTTGGTGAATTTGCTGCTCTTGTTTTTGCTGGAGCCATGAACTTTTCAGAAG CTTTGTATGCAGTGAAGGTGCGTGCAGAGGCCATGCAGAAAGCCTCTGAACTGGTTCCCAGTGGGATGCTGTCAGTTGTCGGCAGACCGCAGGCTCATTATAAATACGCCTGCCTTCAAGCCAGAGAACACTGCAAGAGTCTGGGGATTGAGGACCCTGTTTGCTCTGTGGCCAACTATTTATTCCCGGATGGCAGGGTCATTGCAGGGCACAAACAG GCCCTGGACTTCCTCCAGCAGAACTCGCGCCGTCTAGAGTTCATCAGGGCCAAACCTCTCCCAGTTAGCGGAGCATTCCACACCGAGCTGATGGCGTCAGCTACCAAACCACTAAGAGAGGTGCTGCAGCAGGTGGAG GTGCGACGCCCTGAGATCAGGGTCTACTCCAACGTGGACGGAAAGCGCTACATGAGTGAAAGCCACATTCGCAAGCAGCTGGTCAAACAGCTGGTGTCGCCGGTGAAATGGGAGCAGGCGCTGCATGAAATCTACGAAAGGATGCAGGGGGAGAGTTTCCCTCAAACATACGAGGTTGGCCCCGGGAAGCAGCTGGGCGCCACGCTGCAGAAGTGCAACAGGAAGGCCTCTCAGTTGTACGCTCACGTGGACGTCACCGCAAGCGAAAAGTGA
- the ttll1 gene encoding probable tubulin polyglutamylase TTLL1: MAGKVKWVTDIEKSVLINNFEKREWVQVTENEDWNFYWMSIQTIRNVFSVDTGYRLSDEQLVNHFPNHYELTRKDLMIKNIKRYRKELEKEGSLLAEKDKNGKYIYLDFVPVTFMLPADYNLFVEEFRKNPSSTWIMKPCGKAQGKGIFLINKLSQIKKWSRDSRTSTFVAASSGKEAYVISLYIDNPLLIGGKKFDLRLYVLVTTYRPLKCYMYKLGFCRFCTVKYTPSTSELDNMFVHLTNVAIQKHGDDYNHVHGGKWTVSNLRLYLESTRGEEVTNRLFDQIHWIVVQSLKAVAPVMNNDKHCFECYGYDIIIDDKLKPWLIEVNASPSLTSSTANDRILKYNLINDTLNIVTPNGEIPDCRWNRSPPREALGNYQVLYDEEQAQSESAEHDLRSRSGQLLGSKGTRGSAGARPAAATWK, encoded by the exons ATGGCCGGGAAGGTGAAATGGGTGACAGATATCGAGAAGTCAGTGCTCATCAATAACTTTGAAAAAAGAGAATGGGTTCAAGTGACAGAAAACGAGGACTGGAATTTCTACTG GATGAGCATCCAGACCATCAGGAACGTGTTCAGCGTGGACACCGGCTACCGGCTGTCGGATGAGCAGCTGGTAAACCATTTCCCAAACCACTATGAGCTGACCAGGAAAGACCTGATGATCAAGAACATCAAGCGCTACCGCAAAGAGCTGGAAAAGGAAGGAAGTCTGCTTGCAGAGAAGGACAAGAACGGAAAATACATTTATCTGG ATTTTGTTCCTGTGACATTTATGCTCCCGGCTGATTATAATTTGTTTGTGGAGGAGTTTCGCAAGAATCCGTCCAGCACCTGGATCATGAAGCCCTGCGGGAAAGCCCAGGGGAAGGGCATCTTCCTCATCAACAAGCTATCACAGATTAAGAAGTGGTCGCGCGACAGCCGGACGTCCAC GTTTGTTGCAGCATCCAGCGGGAAAGAGGCGTATGTGATCTCTCTGTACATCGACAACCCTCTGCTGATTGGCGGGAAGAAGTTTGACCTTCGACTTTATGTTCTGGTGACAACATATCGGCCGTTAAAGTGCTACAT GTACAAATTGGGGTTCTGCCGGTTCTGCACGGTGAAGTACACACCCAGCACCAGTGAGCTGGACAACATGTTTGTGCATCTCACTAATGTGGCCATTCAGAAACACGGG GACGACTACAACCACGTTCACGGGGGAAAGTGGACAGTCAGTAATCTTCGATTGTACCTGGAGAGCACCAGAGGAGAGGAGGTGACAAACCGGCTGTTTGACCAGATCCACTGGATCGTGGTGCAGTCACTGAAGGCGGTTGCA CCCGTGATGAACAATGATAAGCACTGTTTTGAGTGTTACGGGTATGACATCATCATCGACGACAAGCTGAAGCCGTGGCTCATTGAG GTTAACGCCTCTCCGTCGCTGACCTCCAGCACAGCCAACGACCGCATTCTGAAATACAACCTCATCAACGACACGCTCAACATCGTCACGCCCAACGGGGAGATCCCAGACTGCCGCTGGAATCGCAGTCCGCCCAGAGAGGCCCTGGGGAACTACCAAGTCCT